A genomic segment from Flexistipes sp. encodes:
- the mce gene encoding methylmalonyl-CoA epimerase gives MLKKIDHIGIAVKSLEEAVRFYETLGVNVESYEEVPSQKVKVAFIKLGDSNVELLEPTSEDSPVAKFLDKKGEGIHHLCYEVNDVSESLDIMKKDGMKLINEEPIKGAHGKLVAFVHPKSANGVLTELSQPAD, from the coding sequence ATGCTGAAAAAGATTGATCATATCGGGATAGCAGTAAAGTCGCTGGAAGAAGCAGTTAGGTTTTATGAGACTTTGGGTGTTAATGTGGAATCTTATGAAGAAGTTCCGTCTCAAAAAGTGAAGGTCGCATTTATCAAACTGGGAGACTCCAACGTTGAGCTGCTTGAGCCCACAAGTGAAGACAGCCCTGTTGCCAAATTCCTGGATAAGAAAGGGGAAGGCATTCATCACTTATGTTATGAAGTAAACGATGTTTCTGAGTCCCTTGATATTATGAAAAAGGACGGAATGAAGCTGATAAATGAAGAGCCGATAAAAGGGGCACATGGCAAGCTGGTGGCATTTGTTCATCCGAAATCTGCCAACGGTGTCCTTACCGAACTTTCACAACCAGCAGATTAA
- a CDS encoding rhodanese-like domain-containing protein, with the protein MFKNFKKLFILPTLLFVLLIAGCAVPQKAAEPAKTMSVKEKVEAAGFQLVDFEYVSKKVGKGLRDFDQVVIIDARPGRKYESGHIPGAINIHDNQFKDHYPRLESLTGVTKTTEIIVYCGGFKCVKSYHVATMLKEKGYKNVKVYLAGMPDWSKKSYVEISDDYAVKLYKEDAVFVDARPARKFEAETIPGAVSIPDTKFKFMKDQRQKYLDKLPTDKKTAIVIFCGGWKCVKSHTVSGILVSEYGYENVYNYSGGLPGWKKNGHPTTKTGGTIEKAEKEDEAEALKEGKEEGTIDKEYFKTLIDDRPENIHIVDVRSPEEFKQGHVKGAINIHVNEVYKKGCDYVINQLPEDGYVVFMCSAGGRSSELYYALQDMCGYKKMDRLYYLDAHVNYESGKCTIK; encoded by the coding sequence ATGTTTAAGAATTTCAAGAAACTTTTTATTTTACCAACCTTACTATTTGTTTTATTGATAGCTGGTTGTGCAGTTCCCCAAAAAGCTGCAGAACCTGCAAAAACAATGAGTGTCAAGGAAAAGGTTGAAGCTGCAGGATTTCAACTGGTTGATTTTGAGTATGTTAGCAAAAAGGTAGGCAAAGGACTCCGGGATTTTGATCAAGTCGTCATCATCGATGCCAGGCCCGGCAGAAAGTATGAATCCGGGCATATTCCAGGGGCAATTAACATTCACGACAATCAGTTCAAGGATCATTACCCGAGACTGGAGTCTTTGACTGGCGTTACAAAAACAACTGAAATAATAGTATACTGCGGCGGATTTAAATGTGTAAAAAGTTATCACGTAGCAACAATGCTCAAGGAAAAAGGCTACAAAAATGTCAAAGTATATTTGGCAGGAATGCCCGATTGGTCGAAAAAATCTTATGTTGAAATTTCAGACGACTATGCCGTAAAGCTTTATAAAGAAGACGCTGTATTTGTGGATGCAAGACCTGCAAGAAAATTTGAAGCTGAAACAATTCCCGGTGCAGTAAGCATTCCGGACACAAAATTCAAGTTCATGAAAGACCAGAGGCAAAAATACCTTGATAAACTTCCAACTGACAAGAAAACTGCCATAGTTATCTTCTGCGGCGGCTGGAAATGTGTAAAATCACACACCGTTTCAGGGATACTGGTTAGTGAGTACGGATATGAAAATGTTTATAATTATTCAGGAGGACTTCCCGGCTGGAAAAAGAATGGTCACCCCACCACAAAAACCGGTGGTACAATTGAAAAGGCCGAAAAAGAAGATGAAGCGGAAGCTCTGAAAGAAGGAAAAGAAGAAGGTACCATTGACAAAGAATACTTTAAAACTTTGATCGATGACAGACCTGAAAACATTCACATTGTTGATGTGAGAAGCCCCGAGGAGTTCAAACAAGGACACGTTAAAGGAGCAATCAATATCCATGTGAATGAAGTTTACAAAAAAGGTTGTGATTACGTAATCAATCAGCTGCCTGAAGACGGATATGTGGTATTTATGTGTTCTGCAGGCGGCAGATCAAGTGAGCTGTACTACGCCTTGCAGGACATGTGCGGCTACAAAAAGATGGACAGACTGTATTATCTGGATGCACATGTTAACTACGAAAGCGGTAAATGCACAATCAAATAG
- a CDS encoding substrate-binding domain-containing protein — MKKFFLFLFVSLYFLSFNSQAQLKFGIASMISPEETFILYKDLNDYIAEKLDMRIETVLKKDYSDMNKLIVDNKVDFALVCTGSFFFLQDNEYKLMVTPVIDGKSTYRSYIIANSNSGIDELIDLKGKTFAFADRLSNSGSIYPKYIIIKRFNISYENFFQETFYTHSHDKSIYLVNKGVIDGAAVDSLVYDYLAETKPDEVKNIRIIHKSPYFPAPSIVASGAIDKKLFDEITRILLKMHKDPKGKKILEDLNIDKFVVTNPERFEEIRKMQKLVDDF, encoded by the coding sequence ATGAAAAAGTTTTTTTTATTTTTATTTGTATCTTTATACTTTTTAAGTTTTAATTCTCAGGCGCAGCTGAAGTTCGGTATCGCTTCCATGATTTCTCCCGAGGAAACATTTATACTTTATAAAGACCTGAACGATTACATAGCTGAAAAACTTGATATGCGGATAGAAACGGTGCTTAAAAAGGATTACAGCGATATGAATAAACTTATTGTAGATAACAAGGTTGATTTTGCACTTGTATGTACTGGGTCTTTCTTCTTTTTACAGGATAATGAATACAAACTTATGGTAACACCGGTTATCGACGGTAAAAGTACATACAGATCATATATTATTGCTAACAGTAACAGTGGTATAGACGAACTGATCGATTTAAAAGGTAAAACATTTGCTTTTGCCGACAGGCTGTCCAATTCAGGTTCTATTTATCCTAAATATATAATAATTAAACGTTTTAATATTTCCTATGAAAATTTTTTCCAGGAGACTTTTTATACGCATTCACATGACAAATCGATATATCTGGTAAATAAAGGTGTAATAGATGGAGCAGCCGTGGACAGTTTAGTTTATGACTATTTGGCTGAGACGAAACCTGACGAGGTAAAAAACATCAGGATAATCCATAAATCCCCATATTTTCCCGCACCTTCAATAGTTGCCTCTGGTGCAATTGATAAAAAATTATTCGATGAGATTACCCGGATTCTACTGAAAATGCACAAAGATCCTAAAGGAAAAAAGATTTTGGAGGATCTGAATATTGATAAATTTGTTGTGACCAATCCGGAACGCTTTGAAGAAATAAGAAAAATGCAGAAATTAGTTGATGACTTTTAA
- a CDS encoding sensor histidine kinase, whose translation MTFKKFLPQKFTNRIILLIGFLGVITAAVNTSFTIYTNYKNTYEKVFNSIEIQYDIFADDFAEAMLLEDIYSIYSEVNEINKSFGFISNIYVLDAKGEYFTDANATRKMPDNISEDTTVNKAIKAGETTIGKIIFVLNKNEIQKGIFSDVSRLVFVNIFIVIMGVLLGIVLARFLSNPLKQLSYQISNINPLKIPEELHTPAFSSYEVEQLKNTLHDLSYRLKESISQIKQQQREINKAERLASIGTMAAGLAHELKNPIMSLKLISDALQKEYADKDFNLKKDMEMISRQSDRLVKRINTFLAYAKPIESKIIEINIPEFVKYLKDLFSKYMDNVYIEYNYHSTGNFKTDAEMLAQVLENLVQNSYEAGAENITISFYFENNRFIIKYFDNGTGFETSDRDEIFRPFFTTKESGTGLGLAMCEKILENLGGSISVIDTNYGAGFFIGINQSGL comes from the coding sequence ATGACTTTTAAAAAATTTTTACCGCAAAAATTTACAAATCGTATAATCCTTCTGATAGGCTTTCTTGGAGTTATTACGGCAGCCGTTAATACCAGTTTTACAATTTATACGAACTATAAAAACACTTATGAAAAGGTGTTCAACTCAATTGAGATTCAGTATGATATTTTTGCAGATGATTTTGCAGAAGCTATGCTTCTGGAAGATATATATTCGATATATTCTGAAGTAAATGAAATCAATAAATCTTTTGGTTTTATATCCAATATCTACGTTTTGGATGCCAAAGGAGAATATTTTACAGATGCCAATGCAACCAGAAAGATGCCTGATAATATTTCTGAGGATACTACGGTTAATAAGGCTATAAAAGCCGGTGAGACAACAATCGGTAAAATAATTTTTGTGCTAAATAAAAATGAAATTCAAAAAGGTATATTTTCCGATGTTTCACGACTCGTATTTGTGAATATTTTTATAGTTATTATGGGTGTTCTGCTGGGGATAGTACTTGCAAGATTTCTTTCCAATCCTTTGAAGCAGCTGAGTTATCAGATTAGCAATATAAACCCCCTGAAGATTCCTGAGGAGCTTCATACCCCTGCATTCTCTTCTTACGAGGTTGAGCAGCTGAAAAATACCCTGCATGATCTATCTTACAGACTGAAAGAATCAATCAGTCAGATTAAGCAGCAACAGCGGGAAATTAATAAGGCAGAACGACTTGCTTCAATCGGTACAATGGCTGCCGGCCTGGCTCATGAGCTGAAAAATCCCATTATGTCATTGAAGCTTATCAGTGATGCCCTCCAAAAAGAGTATGCCGATAAGGACTTTAATTTAAAAAAGGATATGGAGATGATATCCCGTCAGTCGGACAGGCTTGTGAAGCGGATTAATACATTTCTTGCTTATGCAAAGCCGATTGAAAGCAAAATAATAGAAATAAATATCCCAGAGTTTGTAAAATATTTAAAAGATCTTTTTTCAAAATATATGGATAATGTTTATATAGAGTACAATTATCACTCAACGGGAAATTTTAAAACGGATGCAGAAATGCTTGCACAGGTGCTGGAAAATCTTGTTCAAAACTCTTATGAGGCCGGGGCTGAAAATATTACTATATCTTTTTATTTTGAGAATAACAGATTTATTATTAAATATTTTGACAACGGAACAGGTTTTGAAACTTCAGACAGGGATGAAATTTTCAGGCCGTTTTTCACCACCAAAGAAAGCGGTACGGGGCTGGGACTGGCAATGTGCGAAAAGATTCTTGAAAACCTGGGCGGGAGTATTTCCGTTATAGATACAAATTACGGAGCCGGCTTTTTCATTGGGATTAATCAGAGTGGGCTTTAA
- a CDS encoding sigma-54-dependent transcriptional regulator yields the protein MANVLIIDDDEGLCYSIERALRNIHKVFTATHSETAYNILSNNPIDIAFIDQRLGKESGTEILKEIKGRFPKLPCILMTAYGSSETILESISQGAADFISKPLETDGFLRLIEANVVKKNICSDNYINISEFEYPPNVFIGKSPQMIKILKNVATVAATDSPVLITGESGTGKDHIAKIIHDYSSRSNYFFVPVNSAAIPRSLLESEMFGHVKGAFSGAYQSKKGKFETADKGTIFLNEIGDLPSGLQAKLLHVLQDGTIEKLGENKLKKVDVRLISATNKNLDEKLESGSFREDLFYRLNVFSIHLPPLRDRKADIVELSKFFIKEACINLDKEITCVHKGVFEILASYSWPGNIRELKNIIKKSVIVSSRQTLEPDDIVLPKSKEAAKNVQNLKKHLYKEYREHSYGEVLHRALDDIEKEFIEDALKECKGNLSQVAEMLGISRVTLYDKLKKYSIKAHSD from the coding sequence ATGGCAAATGTACTTATAATTGATGATGACGAAGGGCTCTGTTACAGCATTGAGAGGGCCCTTCGCAACATTCACAAGGTATTTACTGCAACACATTCCGAAACCGCTTACAATATACTTTCCAACAACCCTATTGATATTGCATTTATCGATCAAAGATTAGGCAAAGAAAGCGGTACAGAGATTCTCAAAGAAATAAAAGGACGTTTTCCAAAATTACCTTGTATCCTTATGACGGCATACGGCAGCAGTGAAACGATACTGGAATCCATCAGTCAGGGGGCAGCCGATTTTATCAGTAAACCTTTGGAAACAGATGGTTTCCTTCGTCTTATCGAAGCAAACGTTGTAAAGAAGAATATCTGTTCCGATAATTATATCAATATCTCTGAGTTTGAATATCCTCCAAATGTATTTATAGGAAAATCCCCACAAATGATAAAAATACTAAAAAATGTTGCCACGGTTGCAGCAACAGATTCACCTGTTTTGATAACTGGAGAAAGCGGTACAGGAAAGGATCATATCGCAAAGATTATTCACGATTACAGCAGTCGTTCAAACTATTTTTTTGTACCTGTAAACAGTGCAGCTATTCCCAGAAGTCTTCTGGAAAGTGAAATGTTCGGGCATGTGAAGGGAGCTTTCAGCGGAGCTTACCAGTCCAAAAAAGGGAAATTCGAAACGGCCGACAAGGGGACAATTTTCCTCAATGAGATAGGGGATTTGCCGTCCGGTTTACAGGCAAAACTTTTGCATGTTCTACAGGACGGAACAATAGAAAAGCTTGGCGAAAATAAGCTCAAAAAAGTTGATGTGAGATTAATTTCAGCCACCAACAAAAATCTGGATGAAAAACTTGAATCAGGCTCATTCAGGGAAGACCTGTTTTACAGATTAAATGTATTCAGCATCCATTTACCCCCTTTAAGAGATCGTAAGGCTGATATAGTTGAACTTTCCAAATTTTTCATAAAAGAAGCATGTATAAATCTTGATAAAGAAATCACCTGTGTACATAAAGGTGTTTTTGAAATACTTGCGTCATACAGCTGGCCTGGCAATATCAGAGAATTGAAAAACATAATAAAAAAATCCGTTATTGTTTCCAGTAGGCAGACACTTGAACCGGACGATATTGTGCTGCCAAAAAGTAAAGAAGCGGCAAAAAACGTACAAAATCTTAAAAAACATCTGTACAAAGAGTACAGAGAGCACTCCTACGGAGAAGTCCTCCACCGTGCACTTGATGATATAGAAAAAGAGTTTATTGAAGACGCTTTAAAAGAATGCAAAGGCAATCTCTCACAGGTTGCAGAAATGCTCGGCATAAGCAGAGTAACGCTATACGATAAACTAAAAAAATATTCCATTAAAGCCCACTCTGATTAA
- a CDS encoding TorD/DmsD family molecular chaperone: MMVSNTKTLSHSAIFGNMMHILSVLMYTPKEGILNEKNLIDNFIEYAEDLEDNELISKISKIKQFLNEESEEDIVTDHAQLMVGPFELSAPPYGSVYLEKNRKIMGDTTMEVGQFYFDSGLEVASDYNDPPDHIAVEMEFIHFLFSEIFNSLNEDKVEDAENYKTKLREFLKKYYLPFSENFAEKIKDNAETNVYKITGDAILHINKLLKEF, from the coding sequence ATGATGGTTTCCAATACAAAAACTCTCTCTCATTCTGCAATTTTTGGTAATATGATGCATATTTTATCGGTTCTGATGTATACACCAAAAGAAGGGATATTAAATGAAAAGAACCTGATCGATAACTTCATCGAATATGCCGAAGATTTGGAAGATAATGAATTGATCTCAAAAATTAGTAAAATTAAACAGTTTCTGAATGAAGAATCCGAAGAGGACATTGTTACCGATCACGCTCAGCTCATGGTAGGTCCCTTTGAGTTGTCAGCACCCCCTTACGGATCGGTCTATCTTGAAAAGAACAGAAAGATAATGGGTGATACCACCATGGAGGTGGGACAATTTTATTTTGACAGCGGATTGGAAGTGGCTTCAGATTATAACGATCCGCCCGATCATATTGCAGTGGAAATGGAATTTATACATTTTCTCTTTTCTGAAATTTTTAACAGTTTAAATGAAGATAAAGTTGAAGACGCCGAAAACTATAAAACAAAGCTCAGAGAATTTCTAAAAAAATATTATCTACCTTTTTCTGAGAATTTTGCAGAAAAAATTAAGGACAATGCTGAAACAAATGTTTATAAAATTACAGGGGATGCTATATTACATATAAATAAACTTTTAAAAGAGTTTTAA
- a CDS encoding 4Fe-4S dicluster domain-containing protein yields MQYAMVIDLHKCAGCGACGMACKTENNTDNRKNGQSYNWADFTTKWSGKFPDVNYEIIPVLCNHCSNAACVEVCPVTPKAMFKTDAGITMHNDERCIGCRSCQHACPYSIMDLEKEDSNATSVISFNFDGEKTHELYHDKEELIAGCTASGAEVASKTGAIPPYKTEYKHPDYEAVRRPGIVEKCILCEHRLKAGEEPYCATACPAQARIVGDIDNPNSKAAKLLKKYRYWVRKPEAGTKPNIYYIRSFKARS; encoded by the coding sequence ATGCAATACGCAATGGTCATAGATTTGCACAAATGTGCTGGATGCGGAGCATGCGGCATGGCGTGTAAAACAGAAAACAATACGGATAACAGGAAAAACGGTCAGTCCTACAACTGGGCTGATTTTACAACAAAGTGGAGCGGGAAGTTTCCTGATGTAAATTATGAAATTATACCCGTACTTTGTAATCACTGTTCCAATGCTGCATGCGTTGAAGTATGTCCGGTTACTCCCAAAGCGATGTTTAAAACGGATGCCGGTATTACCATGCACAATGATGAGCGCTGTATAGGCTGCCGCTCATGCCAGCATGCATGTCCCTACAGCATAATGGATTTGGAGAAAGAAGACAGCAATGCAACTTCAGTGATCAGCTTCAATTTTGATGGTGAGAAGACTCACGAGCTGTATCACGATAAAGAAGAGTTGATTGCAGGCTGTACAGCTTCAGGTGCGGAAGTTGCTTCAAAAACAGGTGCTATACCTCCTTATAAAACTGAGTACAAGCACCCTGACTACGAAGCTGTAAGAAGACCCGGTATCGTTGAAAAATGCATACTGTGTGAGCACAGACTGAAAGCGGGTGAAGAACCCTACTGCGCAACAGCCTGCCCGGCACAGGCAAGGATAGTCGGTGATATTGACAACCCGAACAGTAAAGCCGCGAAGCTCCTTAAAAAATACAGATATTGGGTGAGAAAACCTGAAGCAGGCACAAAACCCAATATTTACTACATCAGGAGTTTCAAGGCCAGGTCATAA
- a CDS encoding molybdopterin-dependent oxidoreductase → MKIRRREFLKASAAVATVTALGCGTKLNALEKTDKTVSPYGKNKGEWIPTTCQGCTTWDPIQVYVQNGRAVKVRGNEYSKMNGGYCCARGHLGLQQVYDPDRVKVPMKRTNPKKGRFEDPKFVPISWDEALNTIADNMMKLRDNGEAHKYVCFRGRYTYTRDIIYSSMTKIFGSSNNISHSAICAEADKSGPFFTEGLWDYRDYDLTNTKYLVCWGADPLRSNRQVPTAINKIGEVMDRATVVAVDPTLTTIGAKANEWMPVKPGEDGALAVAIAHVILREGLWYKEFVGDFKDGKNRFKLGEEVDESTFKGNYTHGLVKWWNIELKDKTPEWAERITGVKADQIYRVARGMGAAAPKVAVWLGPGAAMHIRGTYSSMAIHALNGLMGSTDNIGGPMAKISPPYNHTPSIKKYQDTISKNKPHVKIDQRGYLKFPALKKGKSGGGVVTNNAADGILQEDPMEIKMVLGYMNNFNFSGTEGQRWDKALAKVPFTVHLSTHASEFSMFADIVLPAATTTFEKWAWLKTKANRIGTGTLLQPVVKPIWEAKIDESEIPYMIAEKLAERGFDNLLEYYKNEFKDPDTGKKPTNEREFAEYATKYYLAPMWQGHDKGGDSFKSWEEFRKIGVWNSDPYPYRKRWGKFKTKTHQFEFYSETLKEALAKHAKKHNVDVNKVLEVTNYTARDEKAFVPHYEEPYRYGSKSAYPFTFIDSRSKLNKEGRSANCPWMQEFRVIDVGDERWDNVLKMNPDDAKRLGLKNGDMVKITTVVTSRKIKVKLSEGVRPGTVLSTYGQGHTAYGRIASKKFGKEGFGMNNNDLMPADYDRLSGSTARNGGFVGVRIEKV, encoded by the coding sequence ATGAAAATCCGCAGGAGAGAGTTTCTCAAAGCCAGTGCGGCGGTTGCCACAGTGACAGCATTAGGCTGCGGCACAAAGCTAAATGCACTGGAAAAAACCGACAAAACCGTAAGCCCTTACGGAAAAAACAAAGGGGAATGGATTCCCACAACATGTCAGGGATGCACCACATGGGATCCAATTCAGGTTTATGTGCAGAACGGACGTGCGGTGAAAGTCCGTGGTAATGAGTACAGCAAAATGAACGGCGGTTACTGCTGTGCAAGAGGTCACTTAGGTCTGCAGCAGGTTTATGACCCGGACAGAGTTAAGGTTCCCATGAAAAGAACCAATCCCAAAAAAGGCAGATTTGAAGATCCAAAATTTGTACCGATCTCCTGGGATGAAGCACTGAATACCATTGCAGACAACATGATGAAACTCAGGGATAACGGTGAAGCCCATAAATATGTTTGTTTCAGAGGCCGTTACACATACACAAGAGACATTATTTATTCCTCAATGACAAAAATATTCGGCTCATCAAACAATATTTCTCACTCAGCCATATGTGCTGAGGCTGACAAATCAGGCCCATTTTTCACGGAAGGTTTATGGGATTACAGAGATTATGATCTGACAAATACCAAGTATCTTGTATGCTGGGGAGCTGACCCTCTCAGGTCCAACAGACAGGTTCCCACTGCCATCAATAAAATCGGCGAAGTTATGGATCGGGCTACTGTGGTTGCTGTTGATCCTACCCTTACAACAATAGGCGCAAAAGCTAACGAGTGGATGCCGGTAAAACCCGGTGAAGACGGTGCACTTGCTGTAGCAATAGCTCATGTAATTTTAAGAGAAGGTTTATGGTACAAAGAATTTGTCGGAGATTTTAAAGACGGCAAAAACAGATTCAAGCTTGGAGAAGAGGTTGATGAATCCACATTTAAAGGAAACTATACACATGGTCTTGTAAAATGGTGGAATATCGAACTGAAAGATAAAACACCGGAGTGGGCGGAAAGAATCACAGGTGTAAAAGCAGACCAGATATACAGAGTGGCAAGAGGAATGGGAGCAGCTGCGCCAAAAGTAGCCGTATGGCTTGGCCCCGGAGCTGCAATGCATATCCGGGGAACTTACAGTTCCATGGCTATCCATGCATTAAACGGACTGATGGGCTCAACTGACAATATAGGCGGTCCCATGGCTAAGATTTCTCCACCGTACAACCATACACCAAGCATAAAAAAATATCAGGATACCATCTCTAAAAATAAACCTCATGTAAAAATAGATCAAAGAGGTTACCTGAAATTCCCCGCCCTGAAAAAAGGTAAATCCGGCGGCGGTGTTGTGACAAATAATGCAGCTGACGGTATCCTTCAGGAAGATCCGATGGAAATCAAAATGGTTCTTGGCTATATGAACAATTTTAATTTTTCCGGAACAGAAGGCCAGAGGTGGGATAAAGCACTGGCAAAAGTGCCTTTTACCGTGCACCTGTCCACACATGCTTCAGAATTTTCTATGTTTGCTGACATTGTGTTACCGGCTGCCACCACAACGTTTGAAAAGTGGGCATGGTTGAAAACCAAAGCAAACAGAATAGGAACGGGAACCCTTCTTCAGCCTGTAGTTAAACCGATCTGGGAAGCTAAAATAGATGAATCGGAAATCCCTTATATGATAGCTGAGAAACTTGCCGAAAGGGGCTTTGATAATTTACTGGAATATTATAAGAATGAGTTCAAGGACCCTGATACAGGTAAAAAGCCCACTAATGAAAGGGAGTTCGCTGAATATGCAACCAAATATTATCTCGCTCCAATGTGGCAGGGACATGACAAAGGCGGCGATTCCTTCAAAAGCTGGGAGGAGTTTAGAAAAATCGGTGTATGGAATTCCGATCCGTATCCTTACAGAAAACGCTGGGGTAAATTCAAAACCAAAACGCATCAGTTCGAATTTTACAGTGAAACTCTGAAAGAAGCTTTGGCAAAACATGCAAAAAAACATAATGTTGATGTTAACAAAGTTCTTGAGGTTACAAACTATACCGCCCGTGATGAAAAAGCTTTTGTGCCCCACTATGAAGAACCTTACAGATATGGAAGCAAAAGTGCATACCCTTTTACATTCATCGACTCAAGGTCAAAACTGAATAAAGAAGGACGAAGTGCAAATTGCCCATGGATGCAGGAATTCAGAGTAATCGACGTTGGTGATGAGCGCTGGGATAATGTATTGAAAATGAACCCTGATGATGCCAAAAGACTGGGCTTGAAAAACGGCGATATGGTAAAAATTACGACAGTGGTAACTTCAAGAAAGATAAAAGTAAAACTTTCCGAAGGCGTACGCCCCGGAACGGTTCTTTCAACGTATGGACAAGGTCATACAGCATACGGCAGGATAGCATCCAAAAAGTTTGGCAAAGAGGGTTTTGGTATGAATAACAATGACCTTATGCCTGCTGATTATGACCGTCTATCAGGTAGTACAGCCAGAAACGGCGGCTTTGTCGGTGTACGTATAGAGAAAGTATAA
- a CDS encoding thioredoxin family protein encodes MKIKVLGPGCKNCEALHKSTLAAVEELGMSDAYVEYVKDISEISKYIMATPGLVVDEVVVHEGKPLPTAGKIKEILQKAKK; translated from the coding sequence ATGAAAATTAAAGTATTAGGTCCGGGCTGCAAAAACTGTGAAGCGCTGCATAAATCTACACTTGCGGCGGTGGAAGAACTTGGAATGAGTGATGCTTATGTGGAGTATGTAAAAGATATATCCGAAATAAGCAAATATATTATGGCCACCCCGGGACTTGTGGTGGACGAAGTTGTTGTTCATGAAGGCAAGCCGCTTCCTACTGCAGGAAAAATTAAAGAAATCTTGCAAAAAGCTAAGAAATAA
- a CDS encoding permease, with protein MKERNKFLTILLIFAYVYFVDFNTPSVSGAILEGFYMLQEYVRKHTLTCLVPALFIAGAMSATISQASVIKYFGAEAKKIVSYSVASVSGAILAVCSCTILPLFAGIYSRGAGLGPAMAFVYSGPAINILAIVLTARVLGFEMGLARAIGAIIFAVIIGLSMAFIFRNDEKERYDSAPKREVETEDGHPLQTFIFFAALIGVLIFATWANPASDGGIFALIFNYKWPLTAVSLAVVIIMAFTGMDQGKRGTWMDETWGFSKQILPLLFIGVIVAGFLLGRPGHEGIIPSQYVEGLVGDNSLFANFFASIVGAFMYFATLTEIPILQGLIGAGMGKGPALALLLAGPSLSLPNMLVIRSVIGTRKTVVYVILVVVMSTVAGVIYGTFWG; from the coding sequence ATGAAAGAAAGAAACAAATTTTTAACTATTTTGCTCATTTTTGCCTACGTTTATTTTGTGGATTTTAATACCCCTTCAGTTTCCGGGGCAATTCTGGAAGGCTTTTATATGCTGCAGGAGTATGTCAGGAAGCATACGCTTACCTGTCTGGTGCCTGCCCTATTTATTGCCGGAGCTATGAGTGCCACTATTTCCCAGGCATCTGTAATAAAATATTTTGGAGCTGAAGCCAAAAAAATAGTCTCATATTCTGTGGCATCGGTATCCGGAGCTATACTGGCTGTTTGTTCCTGTACAATTCTACCTCTTTTTGCAGGTATATATTCCAGAGGGGCCGGGCTCGGACCGGCAATGGCTTTTGTTTATTCCGGTCCTGCAATAAATATTCTGGCAATTGTTTTAACTGCAAGGGTTTTAGGTTTTGAGATGGGGCTTGCCAGAGCAATCGGTGCTATAATTTTTGCAGTAATTATAGGATTATCAATGGCTTTTATTTTCAGAAACGATGAGAAGGAAAGATATGATAGCGCACCAAAACGGGAAGTAGAAACTGAAGACGGTCACCCGCTGCAAACATTTATATTCTTCGCAGCACTAATAGGTGTGCTGATATTTGCCACATGGGCAAATCCGGCTTCTGATGGCGGCATCTTTGCCCTGATTTTCAATTATAAATGGCCATTAACGGCAGTTTCACTGGCTGTTGTCATCATAATGGCATTTACAGGAATGGATCAAGGGAAAAGGGGTACCTGGATGGACGAAACGTGGGGGTTTTCAAAACAGATTTTGCCCCTTCTTTTCATCGGTGTCATAGTGGCTGGTTTTCTCCTGGGGCGCCCGGGGCACGAAGGTATAATACCCTCACAATATGTTGAAGGACTTGTCGGGGACAACAGTCTCTTTGCCAACTTTTTTGCTTCCATTGTCGGAGCATTCATGTATTTTGCCACACTTACCGAAATACCTATTCTACAGGGTCTTATCGGCGCCGGTATGGGCAAAGGTCCCGCTCTTGCCCTTCTGTTGGCAGGACCGTCACTCAGTTTGCCCAACATGCTTGTTATAAGGAGTGTGATAGGAACCCGGAAAACGGTTGTATATGTTATACTTGTTGTGGTTATGTCTACAGTAGCAGGTGTTATTTACGGAACATTCTGGGGCTAA